Proteins encoded by one window of Geobacter sp. DSM 9736:
- the wecB gene encoding non-hydrolyzing UDP-N-acetylglucosamine 2-epimerase, whose product MKVMTIVGTRPEIIKLSRVIAELDRRVNHVLVHSGQNYDYELNGIFFSEMQIRKPDHFLNAVGESLAHTIGNVIAKADDVIEQEKPDALLLLGDTNSCLAAISAKRRKIPIFHMEAGNRCFDLRVPEEINRKIVDHISDINMTYTEHARRYLLAEGLRPETVIKTGSPMMEVLKHHQKQIEGSDVLERLELRSGEYFVVSAHREENVDSETNFGNLLQSLSAIAEKYDRPVVVSTHPRTRKKLEAIGTQGLDRRIQFMRPLGFPDYVKLQMNAACVISDSGTITEESSILGFPAVTIRQAHERPEGMDEGTLIMCGLESKTVQEAVEVVMSQFAEERGRFRIVSDYDTCNVSHKVLRIILSYTDYVNRNVWKKSL is encoded by the coding sequence ATGAAAGTCATGACCATTGTCGGGACCCGTCCCGAGATCATCAAGCTGAGTCGAGTAATTGCCGAACTTGACCGGCGCGTGAACCATGTCCTGGTGCATTCGGGCCAGAACTACGACTACGAGCTGAACGGGATCTTTTTCTCCGAGATGCAAATCCGCAAGCCCGACCACTTCCTGAACGCCGTGGGAGAGAGCTTAGCCCACACCATCGGCAACGTCATTGCCAAGGCTGATGATGTGATTGAACAGGAGAAGCCGGATGCCCTTCTTCTGCTCGGCGATACGAATAGCTGCCTCGCCGCGATTTCCGCGAAGCGGCGGAAGATACCGATCTTCCACATGGAGGCAGGGAACCGGTGCTTCGACCTCAGGGTGCCGGAGGAGATCAACCGCAAGATCGTTGACCACATCAGTGACATCAACATGACTTACACAGAGCATGCCCGGCGCTACCTACTTGCCGAAGGGCTGCGGCCGGAGACGGTCATTAAGACCGGGTCCCCCATGATGGAAGTGCTCAAGCACCACCAGAAGCAGATCGAAGGCTCAGATGTGCTGGAGCGTCTGGAACTGCGAAGCGGCGAGTATTTCGTGGTGAGCGCACACCGTGAGGAGAACGTGGACAGCGAGACCAACTTTGGAAATCTTTTGCAGTCGCTTTCAGCCATCGCCGAAAAGTATGACCGCCCCGTGGTTGTCTCCACCCATCCCCGGACCAGAAAGAAACTGGAAGCGATAGGTACCCAGGGTTTAGACCGGCGCATCCAGTTTATGAGGCCGCTCGGTTTCCCCGATTACGTCAAGCTGCAGATGAACGCCGCCTGCGTCATCTCGGATAGCGGCACCATCACCGAGGAATCCTCCATCCTCGGCTTCCCCGCGGTCACCATCCGCCAGGCGCATGAGCGACCGGAAGGGATGGATGAAGGCACCCTGATCATGTGCGGACTAGAATCGAAGACAGTGCAGGAGGCGGTGGAGGTGGTCATGTCCCAGTTCGCCGAGGAACGCGGGCGCTTCAGGATCGTGTCGGACTACGATACCTGCAATGTCTCCCATAAGGTGCTGCGGATCATCCTCAGCTACACGGACTACGTGAACCGGAACGTATGGAAGAAATCCTTGTAG
- a CDS encoding polysaccharide biosynthesis protein yields MFTGNVLVITGGTGSFGNAVLKRFLHTDIKEIRVFSRDEKKQEDMRIELNSSKVKFYIGDVRNYDSVSSAMQGADYVFHAAALKQVPSCEFYPMEAVRTNVLGTENVLNAALANSLKKVICLSTDKAVYPINAMGISKAMMEKVMTAKSRTTDITKTVLCGTRYGNVMASRGSVIPLFVKQIKEGKPLTVTDPNMTRYLMSLEDAVDLVIFAFQNARQGDIFVQKAPASTIHDLALALKDLFDADNAIKIIGTRHGEKLYETLLTREERVKAEDLGGYFRIVPDDRDLNYGKYFTEGEEKVSQVEDYNSHNTQRLDINGIKELLLKLPFIKNELEKK; encoded by the coding sequence GTGTTCACTGGTAATGTTCTAGTTATTACTGGCGGGACTGGATCATTCGGTAACGCCGTACTGAAGCGCTTTCTTCACACCGACATCAAGGAGATCCGGGTATTCAGCCGAGACGAAAAGAAACAGGAGGACATGAGGATCGAGTTGAATTCCTCAAAGGTCAAATTCTACATAGGTGACGTACGCAACTACGACAGCGTGTCGTCGGCAATGCAGGGTGCAGATTATGTTTTCCATGCCGCTGCACTCAAACAGGTTCCTTCTTGTGAATTTTATCCGATGGAAGCAGTCAGAACTAACGTTCTCGGTACCGAAAATGTTCTTAACGCTGCACTGGCAAATAGTTTGAAAAAGGTAATATGTTTAAGCACCGATAAGGCTGTGTATCCGATCAATGCTATGGGAATCTCCAAAGCCATGATGGAAAAGGTGATGACTGCCAAGTCGAGGACGACTGACATTACCAAAACAGTTCTGTGTGGTACCCGATATGGAAATGTCATGGCTTCCCGAGGTTCGGTGATCCCCCTGTTCGTGAAGCAGATTAAGGAAGGAAAGCCTCTTACTGTTACCGATCCCAATATGACACGCTACCTCATGTCACTTGAAGATGCGGTGGATCTGGTGATCTTTGCCTTCCAAAATGCCCGGCAAGGCGACATTTTCGTACAGAAAGCTCCCGCCTCCACCATTCACGATCTCGCCCTGGCGTTGAAGGATTTATTTGATGCAGACAACGCCATCAAGATTATAGGTACTCGCCATGGAGAGAAGCTCTACGAAACGCTTCTTACACGGGAAGAACGTGTAAAAGCCGAAGATCTGGGGGGGTACTTCAGGATCGTTCCCGACGATCGTGATTTGAACTATGGTAAGTACTTCACCGAAGGGGAAGAAAAGGTTTCACAGGTCGAGGATTACAATTCCCACAATACACAGAGATTGGATATCAATGGGATAAAGGAACTGTTGTTGAAACTTCCTTTCATCAAGAACGAACTGGAGAAAAAATGA
- a CDS encoding glycosyltransferase family 4 protein, which translates to MKILILTTKFCHPDGSPWLVSELTDEFTRLGHQVTVLNVEWTRSSIQLSDRHQQNDNLEVNIFQAIHAELGMLSVAIRWALSSFKALPFLLKRCLSRERYDLMIGFSPCTALYAILPLARSISHDSCLIYWDFFPVHNQEISGKAPTFSLPILKFVENKLVGLFSRVGCMSDKNLEFFNRYFGAVQKQQRSIIPIWTSFFGDDPSSRPNPRFAPASRKVVLVFGGQLVEGRGVIELCEAVIMAHREDPDISLVICGAGFLSSRVLELQERYPAAIRYAGQLSREAYFGILGMSHIGVVATVSNVSVPTFPSKSLDYMACGLPILASVEAASDFGDFVEKNNIGKACPAGDIASMKAAILEMATSGEKLKIMGNNGNRYLRANHSVQHVAHLIIGD; encoded by the coding sequence ATGAAAATACTTATTCTAACAACTAAATTTTGTCATCCTGACGGGTCTCCATGGCTGGTAAGTGAATTAACCGATGAATTCACACGGTTGGGGCACCAGGTTACAGTTCTAAATGTCGAGTGGACAAGATCTTCCATTCAGCTTTCGGATAGGCATCAGCAAAATGACAACCTTGAGGTCAACATCTTTCAAGCCATTCATGCCGAATTGGGTATGCTGTCTGTTGCGATACGGTGGGCCTTGTCGTCATTCAAGGCATTGCCATTTCTATTGAAGCGTTGCCTAAGCAGAGAGCGCTATGACTTGATGATAGGATTTTCTCCGTGCACGGCCCTCTACGCCATCCTGCCTCTTGCTCGATCGATTTCCCATGATTCATGCTTGATCTATTGGGATTTTTTCCCCGTTCACAATCAGGAAATCAGTGGTAAAGCACCAACTTTCTCTCTCCCCATTCTGAAATTCGTTGAGAACAAGCTGGTCGGTCTCTTTTCACGGGTCGGGTGCATGAGCGACAAGAATTTGGAGTTCTTTAACCGCTACTTCGGAGCCGTTCAGAAACAGCAGCGCAGCATCATACCTATCTGGACCTCCTTTTTCGGTGATGATCCCTCCAGTCGACCGAACCCGAGGTTTGCCCCGGCCTCTCGAAAAGTCGTACTGGTTTTCGGTGGTCAGCTTGTTGAGGGACGAGGTGTGATCGAGCTTTGCGAAGCCGTGATAATGGCCCATAGGGAAGATCCTGATATCTCGCTTGTCATTTGCGGAGCCGGGTTTCTGTCGAGCAGGGTCCTCGAGTTGCAGGAGAGGTATCCTGCCGCCATTAGGTACGCAGGGCAGCTTTCGCGGGAAGCCTACTTCGGCATTTTGGGAATGTCGCATATCGGTGTCGTGGCAACAGTAAGCAATGTCAGTGTACCAACGTTTCCTTCCAAGAGTCTTGATTATATGGCCTGTGGGCTACCGATTCTGGCCTCCGTTGAAGCTGCCAGTGATTTCGGTGATTTCGTTGAAAAGAACAATATTGGGAAGGCGTGCCCTGCCGGCGACATTGCGTCCATGAAAGCCGCAATACTCGAGATGGCCACCTCCGGAGAGAAGCTGAAGATCATGGGCAATAATGGAAACAGGTATCTGCGGGCGAATCATTCTGTTCAGCACGTTGCACATCTGATTATAGGAGACTGA
- a CDS encoding SDR family oxidoreductase produces the protein MRILILGGDGMLGHQLLEQYTPRHEVKVTLRQDLGAYTQSRLFTPDNSYAGVDVRSLERLVEVMADFQPDAVVNAVGIVKQRPDAKEIIPSLEINSLLPHRLMLLCKGVGARLVHLSTDCVFSGRKGNYLETDPSDAEDLYGKTKYLGEVHDSNALTLRTSIIGRELSRRTSLFEWFLAQKGTVKGFTKAIYTGFTTIEMGRIIEKMLLEFPHASGVYQVSSEPINKYELLLLFREKLGHKIEIVPEEVFCCDRSLDSARFRNDFNYAPPSWPEMIEELAV, from the coding sequence ATGCGTATTTTGATATTGGGTGGGGATGGGATGTTGGGGCACCAACTTCTAGAGCAGTATACTCCTCGCCACGAGGTGAAGGTGACCCTTCGCCAGGACCTTGGGGCCTACACGCAAAGCAGGTTATTTACTCCGGACAACTCTTATGCTGGTGTTGACGTCCGGTCACTGGAGAGGCTGGTCGAGGTTATGGCTGACTTCCAACCTGATGCAGTTGTCAACGCGGTTGGGATCGTGAAGCAACGCCCGGATGCTAAGGAGATAATACCCAGTCTGGAGATAAACTCCCTCTTGCCGCACCGCCTGATGTTGCTCTGTAAGGGGGTCGGGGCAAGACTGGTGCACCTCTCCACCGACTGCGTCTTTTCCGGAAGGAAAGGGAACTACCTGGAGACCGACCCCTCAGATGCCGAGGACCTCTACGGAAAGACCAAATACTTGGGTGAGGTCCACGACAGCAACGCGCTGACGCTGCGCACCTCAATCATCGGCCGTGAGCTATCGCGCCGCACCTCCCTTTTCGAATGGTTCCTGGCCCAAAAGGGCACTGTGAAGGGTTTCACCAAGGCCATTTACACCGGCTTCACTACCATCGAGATGGGGAGGATCATCGAGAAGATGCTACTGGAATTCCCGCACGCCAGCGGGGTGTACCAGGTCTCCAGTGAGCCGATCAACAAGTACGAGCTCCTGCTTCTTTTTCGCGAGAAGCTCGGACACAAGATCGAGATTGTCCCGGAGGAAGTCTTCTGTTGCGACCGAAGCCTTGACTCGGCACGCTTCCGTAACGACTTCAACTATGCCCCCCCCTCATGGCCGGAGATGATCGAGGAGCTAGCTGTATGA
- a CDS encoding glycosyltransferase family 4 protein — protein MKILVVSQYFWPESFLINNVAVGLVERGHQVTVLTGSPNYPKGRFFEGYGFFNAPEEYQGVYVVRVPLIPRGRGAGVQLALNYLSFAASASIAGPLLCRGKFDQIFVFEPSPITVGIPALVMKSLKSASVLFWVQDLWPESLSATGALSSKVVLGWVGKLVRAIYRRCDRILIQSRSFAGSVIQQGGSPERIRYFPNSAEKVFTCQSASEAEIPALPTGFRIMFAGNIGAAQDFGNIIATAKLLKEYRDIRWIIVGDGRMRQWAETEIARQGLGEIFSFLGRYPLEAMPAFFAQADALLVTLRKEKIFAMTIPTKIQAYLACGRPVIAAIDGEGAKIIEEAGAGFTCPAEDPGLFAQAVLKMYRTSSVERERMAASGRKYYQLNFDSEALLDKLVLWMQELTDAKNCHTHER, from the coding sequence ATGAAGATTCTCGTCGTAAGCCAGTATTTCTGGCCTGAAAGCTTTCTTATAAACAACGTAGCCGTCGGACTGGTTGAACGCGGTCATCAGGTGACCGTACTTACGGGGAGCCCCAACTACCCGAAAGGGAGGTTCTTCGAGGGTTACGGGTTTTTTAACGCACCAGAGGAGTATCAGGGGGTCTATGTGGTCCGCGTTCCCTTGATCCCGAGAGGAAGGGGGGCCGGGGTACAGCTTGCCTTGAATTACCTATCCTTTGCAGCATCTGCAAGCATTGCCGGGCCGCTTTTGTGCAGGGGGAAATTCGACCAGATATTTGTTTTCGAACCGTCCCCGATCACGGTGGGGATACCTGCGCTCGTAATGAAGTCGTTAAAGTCGGCGTCGGTGCTGTTCTGGGTGCAGGATCTCTGGCCGGAAAGCCTCTCGGCCACTGGCGCGCTAAGCTCGAAAGTAGTACTGGGATGGGTTGGAAAGCTGGTGCGCGCCATTTACCGCAGATGCGACAGGATTCTGATCCAGTCGAGGTCGTTTGCCGGCTCCGTGATACAGCAGGGGGGCAGCCCGGAACGGATCCGGTATTTCCCCAACTCGGCCGAGAAGGTGTTTACATGCCAATCGGCCTCCGAGGCGGAAATCCCGGCCCTGCCAACGGGGTTCAGGATCATGTTCGCCGGCAACATAGGTGCCGCGCAGGATTTCGGTAACATCATTGCCACCGCCAAGCTGCTTAAGGAGTATCGTGACATCCGCTGGATCATTGTCGGCGATGGCCGCATGCGGCAATGGGCGGAAACCGAGATCGCGCGCCAGGGGCTGGGAGAGATTTTCAGCTTTCTGGGGCGTTATCCCTTGGAAGCCATGCCGGCCTTTTTTGCGCAGGCCGATGCCCTGCTGGTTACCTTGAGAAAAGAAAAGATTTTCGCCATGACCATCCCCACTAAGATCCAAGCCTATCTTGCCTGCGGCAGACCGGTGATTGCGGCCATCGATGGCGAAGGCGCCAAGATAATCGAGGAGGCCGGTGCCGGCTTTACCTGTCCGGCTGAGGATCCCGGCTTATTTGCCCAAGCCGTTTTGAAGATGTACCGGACCTCCTCGGTTGAGCGAGAGAGGATGGCTGCCAGCGGCAGAAAGTACTACCAACTCAATTTCGACAGCGAAGCCCTGCTTGACAAGCTGGTTTTATGGATGCAGGAATTAACCGATGCCAAGAACTGCCATACCCATGAACGATAA
- a CDS encoding SDR family oxidoreductase, translated as MKALVTGGAGFIGSNLVRQLLEDRHRVTVLDNLMSGYRSNLDSLSDACFIEGDIRDEAAVARAIEGCEVVFHLAASVGNKRSIDNALLDADINVMGTIKVLEAARKAGVRKIVASSSAGIFGELKTLPIREDHPVEPDTPYGSSKLCMEKECLAYAKLYDIEAVCLRYFNVYGPNQRFDAYGNVIPIFVFKMLRGEPLTIFGDGEQTRDFINVRDVVQANVKAAMSRGVSGAFNAGSGGRITINKLVDLIRDVSRLEPLVEYGPPRAGDVRHSLADISAARDAFGFQPTISLEQGMAEYMAWAKEEAVRTVDV; from the coding sequence ATGAAGGCCTTGGTAACTGGTGGAGCGGGTTTTATCGGTTCGAACCTTGTCAGGCAGTTGCTGGAAGACCGCCACCGCGTCACGGTTCTCGATAACCTCATGTCGGGATATCGCAGCAACCTGGATTCCCTTTCCGATGCCTGCTTCATCGAAGGAGACATCCGCGACGAGGCTGCTGTAGCCAGGGCGATAGAGGGGTGTGAGGTAGTTTTTCATTTGGCTGCTTCCGTGGGTAACAAGCGCTCCATAGATAATGCGCTGCTGGATGCCGACATCAACGTCATGGGGACGATTAAAGTTCTCGAAGCTGCCCGCAAGGCAGGTGTCCGGAAGATAGTCGCTTCTTCGTCAGCAGGTATTTTCGGGGAATTGAAGACATTGCCTATCAGGGAAGACCATCCGGTGGAACCTGATACCCCTTATGGCAGCAGCAAGCTATGCATGGAAAAAGAGTGTCTCGCGTACGCTAAACTGTATGACATCGAAGCGGTTTGCCTGAGGTATTTCAATGTGTACGGTCCCAATCAGCGCTTCGATGCTTATGGAAATGTCATTCCAATTTTTGTTTTCAAGATGTTGCGTGGCGAGCCGTTGACCATCTTCGGTGATGGTGAGCAGACGCGCGATTTCATCAATGTCAGGGACGTGGTCCAGGCAAATGTCAAAGCCGCCATGAGCCGTGGCGTCTCCGGCGCATTCAATGCCGGCAGCGGAGGCAGGATTACGATCAATAAGCTGGTGGACCTGATCCGGGACGTCTCCAGACTGGAGCCACTGGTGGAATACGGTCCGCCGCGCGCCGGCGACGTCCGCCACAGCCTTGCCGACATTTCAGCGGCACGCGACGCTTTCGGCTTTCAACCCACTATCTCCCTGGAACAAGGGATGGCTGAGTACATGGCCTGGGCCAAGGAGGAGGCGGTCAGGACAGTCGACGTGTAG